The Sorex araneus isolate mSorAra2 chromosome 5, mSorAra2.pri, whole genome shotgun sequence genome has a segment encoding these proteins:
- the RSRP1 gene encoding arginine/serine-rich protein 1, whose translation MSEYVNDLWPGSPPDASPSASRSGQSSRRTSASRSRSSSRSSRSSGSSRASSRGRRDLRRRRGRRRRRSSRSRSRSRTGRRPSRRYRRYSRSYSRSRSRARGRRARRSASCGRVSRASPRARARSRSRSRSRGRSYARRAYAGPRGRRYYGFGRTGFPEERRSWRGRSRTRSRSPTPFRLSEKDRMELLEIAKANAAKALGTANFDLPASLRNVSLSKTNSGLSVPNGAKFELSEKLAEEETKNHSEKSSQQKSIAFSSNNSVAKPMLQKPAQATIDESSSGSPKIDKKKSPYGLWIPV comes from the exons ATGTCCGAGTACGTGAACGACCTGTGGCCGGGCTCGCCGCCCGACGCCTCTCCGTCCGCGTCGCGCTCGGGCCAGTCGAGCCGCCGCACGTCGGCGTCGCGGAGCCGCTCCTCTTCCCGAAGCTCCCGCTCCAGCGGATCGAGCCGGGCGTCGTCCCGGGGCCGCCGGGacctgcggcggcggcgggggcggcggcggcggcgcagcaGCAGGTCGCGGTCGCGGTCGCGGACGGGGCGGCGGCCCTCGCGCAGATACCGGCGCTACTCGCGCTCCTACTCGCGGAGCCGCTCGCgggcccgcggccgccgcgcccggCGCTCCGCCTCCTGCGGGCGGGTCTCCCGCGCCTCCCCGCGGGCCCGCGcccgctcccgctcccgctcccgctcGCGGGGCCGCTCGTACGCGCGGCGGGCGtacgcggggccgcggggccggcgcTACTACGGCTTCGGGCGCACGGGCTTCCCCGAGGAGCGCCGGAGCTGGAGGGGGAGATCCCGGACGCGGTCCCGGAGCCCGACCCCCTTTCGGCTCAGTGAGAAAG ATCGAATGGAGCTGTTGGAAATAGCAAAAGCCAATGCAGCAAAAGCCTTAGGAACAGCCAACTTTGACTTACCGGCCAGTCTCAGAAATGTTTCCTTATCTAAAACAAACTCTGGACTCTCTGTCCCAAATGGTGCAAAGTTTGAG CTGTCGGAAAAGCTAGCTGAAGAGGAAACTAAAAACCACAGTGAAAAGTCTTCACAACAAAAAAGCATAGCTTTTAGTTCTaat AATTCTGTAGCAAAGCCAATGCTTCAGAAACCAGCACAAGCTACCATTGACGAGAGCTCTTCAGGATCCCcaaaaatagataagaaaaaaagtCCATATGGACTGTGGATACCTGTGTAA